One part of the Borreliella afzelii genome encodes these proteins:
- a CDS encoding fructose-specific PTS transporter subunit EIIC: MQNLFSKNLITLNYNATSKEDVIRKMASMLNENGYLNDMEAFIKEIKKREEINGTGIEEHIAMPHAKGDFIKKHGIAILRINGNGFDFNSSDQKLSKLFFMMALPEETPSNAHIKAISYLSNTFSNNLLRHELMNTNNEDRFLEIIMNSGNINESSNLSTKKDFILAVTACPVGIAHTYMAAESLKKAALELNVNIKVETNGSSGTENPITEEEIKNAKGIIIASGKTINKERFSGKPLIEVGVKDGIHKAKELIQTILKNEAQIYKKSDINTTAEKPKQTQKIGIYKHLMNGVSFMLPFVVSGGIIIAISFMFGIKAFDINDPSYNKIADILMQIGGGSAFALMIPILAGYISFSIAERPGLAPGMITGLMMNNGNAGFLGGILAGFISGYVTLIVKKISDKIIPSNFRGINPVLTYPFLSVIISGILIYVMLSPISFINKSITDILNQLSGTNMAILGALLGGMMAIDMGGPVNKAAYAFGIAMITAKNYIPHASIMTGGIVPPIGIALATSLFKNKFSKEERESGKVCYFLGACFITEGVIPFAASDPLKVIPACILGSSVGGFISALFKVEVMAPHGGIFILPIVVNPLMWIISILTGSIITAVLIGIFKKEYNSRI; the protein is encoded by the coding sequence ATGCAAAATTTATTTTCAAAAAACTTGATTACTTTAAATTACAATGCAACTAGCAAAGAAGATGTAATTAGAAAAATGGCTAGCATGCTCAATGAAAATGGATACTTAAATGACATGGAAGCATTCATAAAAGAAATTAAAAAAAGAGAAGAAATTAACGGGACAGGCATTGAAGAACATATAGCTATGCCTCATGCAAAAGGTGATTTCATTAAAAAACACGGAATTGCTATTTTAAGAATTAATGGTAATGGATTTGATTTCAACTCTTCTGATCAAAAACTTTCAAAACTGTTTTTCATGATGGCTCTCCCCGAAGAAACTCCCAGCAACGCACACATAAAAGCTATATCATACCTAAGCAATACTTTTAGCAACAACTTGTTAAGACATGAACTTATGAACACAAATAATGAAGATAGATTTTTAGAAATAATTATGAATAGTGGCAATATAAATGAATCTAGTAATTTAAGTACAAAAAAAGATTTCATTCTTGCGGTAACAGCATGTCCTGTGGGAATAGCTCACACTTATATGGCAGCAGAAAGCCTGAAAAAAGCAGCTTTGGAATTAAACGTAAACATAAAAGTAGAAACAAATGGATCTAGTGGAACCGAAAATCCAATAACAGAAGAAGAAATAAAAAATGCAAAAGGAATCATTATCGCATCTGGGAAAACTATCAACAAAGAAAGATTTAGCGGAAAACCCTTAATCGAAGTAGGCGTAAAAGACGGCATACATAAAGCAAAAGAGCTTATTCAAACGATTCTTAAAAACGAAGCACAAATTTATAAAAAAAGCGACATAAACACAACCGCCGAAAAACCTAAACAAACCCAAAAAATAGGAATCTACAAACACTTAATGAATGGAGTTTCATTTATGCTTCCATTTGTAGTTTCAGGAGGAATAATAATAGCAATATCGTTTATGTTTGGAATAAAAGCATTTGATATAAACGACCCAAGCTACAACAAAATAGCAGATATTCTGATGCAAATCGGCGGTGGAAGCGCATTTGCTTTAATGATCCCAATACTTGCTGGCTATATTTCATTTAGCATAGCAGAAAGACCGGGCCTTGCACCTGGAATGATTACAGGATTAATGATGAACAACGGAAATGCAGGATTTCTAGGAGGCATCTTAGCGGGATTTATTTCAGGATACGTTACATTAATTGTAAAAAAAATATCTGACAAAATCATTCCCAGCAATTTCAGAGGAATAAATCCAGTATTAACTTATCCTTTTTTATCAGTCATAATTTCAGGAATTTTAATATATGTAATGCTTAGTCCAATATCATTTATTAATAAATCAATAACAGATATACTAAATCAACTTAGCGGAACCAATATGGCAATACTTGGAGCTTTACTTGGAGGAATGATGGCAATAGATATGGGAGGACCTGTAAATAAAGCTGCATACGCATTTGGAATTGCAATGATAACTGCAAAAAATTATATTCCTCACGCAAGCATAATGACAGGTGGAATTGTACCTCCTATAGGAATTGCCCTTGCTACAAGTTTATTTAAAAACAAATTTTCAAAAGAAGAAAGGGAATCCGGCAAAGTTTGCTATTTTTTAGGAGCATGCTTTATTACAGAAGGGGTAATTCCATTCGCAGCGTCAGATCCTTTAAAAGTAATACCTGCATGCATACTAGGCTCATCTGTAGGAGGATTTATTTCTGCACTTTTCAAAGTAGAAGTTATGGCACCGCATGGCGGGATATTTATTCTACCGATAGTAGTAAACCCATTAATGTGGATAATATCTATCTTAACAGGATCAATTATAACAGCTGTCTTAATAGGAATTTTTAAAAAAGAATATAATTCAAGAATATAA
- the rnmV gene encoding ribonuclease M5: MEKIKEIIVVEGKDDLKRIKESFDCTVIETKGFALKTETIKLLKKALKYKGIIILTDSDKSGNIIRQKIIKYLGENNKIKHAYLNTKDTEVESVNKTEIIKILKKVGTLSKDNQKNLLTLSDLLELGIIGENSKKNRQKIQKQLCLGHGNNKKLLERLNYFKITKIELKKQLALINSPRRT, translated from the coding sequence TTGGAAAAAATAAAAGAAATAATTGTAGTTGAAGGAAAAGATGATCTTAAAAGAATAAAAGAATCTTTTGACTGCACAGTAATAGAAACAAAAGGATTTGCTTTAAAAACCGAAACTATTAAATTACTAAAAAAAGCCTTGAAATACAAAGGAATAATAATCTTAACAGATAGCGATAAATCTGGAAATATTATTAGACAAAAAATAATCAAATATCTAGGAGAAAATAATAAAATCAAACATGCGTATCTTAATACTAAAGATACTGAAGTTGAATCAGTAAATAAAACAGAAATAATAAAAATACTTAAAAAAGTTGGAACTTTGTCTAAAGATAATCAAAAAAATTTATTAACACTAAGCGATTTGTTAGAACTTGGCATAATAGGAGAAAACTCAAAAAAAAATAGACAAAAAATACAAAAGCAGCTTTGCTTGGGACATGGAAATAATAAAAAACTCTTAGAAAGACTTAATTACTTTAAAATAACAAAAATAGAGCTAAAAAAACAATTAGCTTTAATTAACTCCCCCAGAAGGACTTGA
- a CDS encoding acetate kinase, translated as MKILIINTGSSSLKFAIYQYENSKKLISGIIEKIKKQKSIIKIINTDGSTIERFEKGIENHQKAIEKMFKILLNSNSKILKTINEIKIIGHRVVHGGSNFKNSVILNNSIYNELKQISELAPLHNPSAIIAIEAILKILPHAKQVLCFDTSWHQTIKEHAFLYATPYSWYKKHNIRKYGFHGLSYSYITKRSSEILNKNIDDLNLIILHLGNGASINAVKDGKSYDTSMGITPLEGLAMGTRSGDIDPAIINLMSTILNKTTKQIEEILNKESGILGISEKSNDMRDIWNKIEEGEYQSKLAVEIMTYRIKKYIGSYIAILDFNVDAIVFTGGIGVVDYKVRDLSLKGFEKIGIELDLKKNEMAQNKNLESEISTIKSKVKILAIPTNEESTILEDIYNLIPKNL; from the coding sequence ATGAAAATATTAATCATAAACACAGGAAGTTCTTCGTTGAAATTTGCTATTTATCAATATGAAAATTCAAAAAAATTAATATCTGGAATTATTGAAAAAATAAAAAAGCAAAAATCAATCATAAAAATAATAAATACTGATGGATCAACAATAGAAAGATTTGAGAAAGGAATTGAAAATCACCAAAAAGCAATAGAAAAAATGTTTAAAATATTGTTAAACAGCAATTCTAAAATCCTTAAAACCATCAATGAAATTAAAATAATAGGACATCGGGTTGTACATGGGGGATCAAACTTTAAAAATTCAGTAATTCTTAACAACAGTATTTATAATGAATTAAAACAAATTTCCGAACTTGCTCCACTTCACAACCCAAGTGCAATCATCGCAATAGAGGCAATACTTAAGATTTTACCACACGCAAAACAAGTTTTATGCTTCGATACATCATGGCATCAAACCATAAAAGAACACGCTTTTCTTTATGCAACCCCATATTCTTGGTATAAAAAACACAATATTAGAAAATATGGCTTTCACGGCCTTTCTTATTCGTACATAACAAAAAGATCCTCAGAAATTTTAAATAAAAACATAGATGATCTAAATTTAATAATATTACATCTTGGAAATGGAGCAAGCATTAATGCCGTTAAAGATGGAAAATCTTACGACACAAGCATGGGAATTACTCCACTTGAAGGCCTTGCAATGGGAACAAGAAGTGGTGATATAGACCCAGCAATTATTAATTTGATGAGCACCATATTAAATAAAACAACTAAACAAATTGAAGAAATATTAAATAAAGAAAGCGGTATACTAGGAATTTCTGAAAAATCAAATGATATGAGAGACATTTGGAACAAAATTGAAGAAGGAGAATATCAATCAAAACTTGCAGTAGAGATAATGACATATAGAATAAAAAAATATATTGGATCTTACATTGCTATTCTTGATTTTAATGTTGATGCAATAGTTTTTACGGGTGGGATTGGCGTTGTTGATTATAAAGTAAGGGATCTTTCACTAAAAGGGTTTGAAAAAATTGGAATAGAGCTAGACCTTAAAAAAAATGAAATGGCTCAAAACAAAAATTTAGAATCCGAAATTTCAACCATCAAGAGTAAAGTAAAAATACTAGCAATACCAACAAACGAAGAATCAACTATTCTTGAAGATATTTATAATTTAATTCCAAAAAATTTATAG
- a CDS encoding LysM peptidoglycan-binding domain-containing protein: protein MTTLFKILALRKSKTFYVLQIIKLIILFYFLIISPANLNADFEYKVGKGDTLFSIAIKYKAKVNDLKRINKLNADNIRVGQILIIPSDSSLDPNITHKVNHSLNSLESIKKGVILYTVKEGDTIESVSKLVGLSQEEIIAWNNLRSKDLKVGMELVLTEPDFLKPYVVKKGDSLSKLSQDFDISSKDILKFNFLNDDKLKIGQQLFLKRATKNIDFHYVKKGETLGRIAYIYGVTAKDLVTLNGNRAVNLKAGSLLNVLKIVNDDLEKSVEEDLKIEKKTDNQFIYHSVAVGETLYSIARHYGVLIEDLKNWNNLSSNNIMYDQKLKIFDKKLLFDSSIAKSKNDLYIKNKVDSSSNSSNEVKTIVNLPSSKNKKLNLNTFRITTNQDLFDISSLVILDSKIPIFEVVGDFYYWYRPKKISQPSEFYSEDWHSPLNSYKKATQLFKSFEKLVNSRFNKGSRLKDKLIILDPGHGGLDPGAIVKSRDGLGNEVFVVEDEYVYDIALRLYVYLKEEGANVELTILAPDHLIRNSVFANNTFVNVKNEVYNDYDLNKNDTVDSWINGTPSGLKKRLVVVKNIVSKYKHIKDKDIAFFSLHADNSVGAPKSMGFYYQKDDEKKYDIHSKSVAEKITEGMKRSFYIKGQNLHVLRNNVVMTKLLIEVRNLAFPEEAWSIRSSKLRDQDSKILANGILKILENN from the coding sequence ATGACTACATTGTTCAAAATACTGGCATTAAGGAAAAGTAAAACGTTTTATGTTTTGCAAATTATAAAACTTATTATATTATTTTATTTTTTAATAATAAGTCCTGCTAATCTTAATGCTGATTTTGAGTATAAGGTTGGCAAAGGAGATACTCTTTTTTCAATTGCAATTAAGTATAAAGCTAAAGTAAACGATCTTAAAAGGATTAATAAACTTAATGCTGACAATATTAGAGTAGGGCAAATATTAATTATTCCAAGTGATTCTAGTTTAGATCCAAATATTACTCATAAGGTCAATCATTCTCTTAATTCGCTAGAATCTATTAAGAAGGGGGTAATTCTTTACACTGTAAAAGAGGGTGACACTATTGAGAGTGTTTCAAAGCTTGTTGGGCTAAGCCAAGAAGAGATAATAGCTTGGAATAATTTGCGATCTAAAGATCTTAAAGTTGGAATGGAGCTTGTGTTAACTGAGCCTGATTTTTTAAAGCCCTATGTAGTTAAGAAAGGCGATTCACTTTCAAAACTTTCTCAAGATTTTGATATTAGTTCTAAGGATATTTTAAAATTTAATTTTCTTAATGATGATAAATTAAAGATTGGTCAACAGCTTTTTTTAAAGAGAGCTACTAAGAATATTGATTTTCATTATGTTAAAAAAGGAGAAACCCTTGGTAGAATAGCTTATATTTATGGTGTTACTGCTAAGGATCTTGTAACTCTTAATGGTAATCGTGCTGTTAATCTTAAAGCAGGTTCATTGCTAAATGTTTTAAAGATTGTAAATGATGATTTAGAAAAGTCTGTTGAGGAAGATTTAAAAATTGAAAAAAAAACAGATAATCAGTTTATCTATCATTCAGTTGCTGTAGGGGAGACTTTGTATAGTATTGCTAGACATTACGGCGTTTTAATTGAGGATCTTAAAAATTGGAATAATTTAAGTAGCAATAATATTATGTACGATCAAAAATTGAAAATTTTTGATAAAAAACTTTTATTTGATTCTTCTATAGCTAAATCTAAAAACGATTTATATATTAAAAATAAAGTTGATTCTAGCTCTAATTCTTCTAATGAAGTTAAAACAATAGTTAATCTTCCCTCAAGTAAAAACAAAAAGCTAAATTTAAATACTTTTAGAATTACTACCAATCAAGATCTTTTTGATATTAGCTCTTTGGTTATTTTAGACTCCAAAATACCAATATTTGAGGTTGTTGGTGATTTCTATTATTGGTATAGACCAAAAAAGATAAGTCAGCCAAGTGAGTTTTATTCAGAAGATTGGCATTCTCCTTTAAATTCCTATAAAAAGGCAACTCAACTTTTCAAAAGTTTTGAAAAGTTGGTAAATTCTAGGTTTAATAAAGGATCAAGACTTAAAGATAAGTTAATAATTCTTGATCCTGGTCACGGAGGCCTTGATCCTGGAGCTATTGTTAAATCTAGAGATGGTCTTGGAAACGAAGTTTTTGTTGTTGAAGATGAATATGTGTATGATATTGCCTTAAGGCTTTATGTATACCTTAAAGAAGAGGGTGCTAATGTCGAACTTACTATTTTGGCCCCCGATCATTTGATTAGGAATAGTGTTTTTGCTAACAATACTTTTGTTAATGTTAAAAATGAGGTTTACAATGATTATGATCTAAATAAAAATGATACTGTTGATTCCTGGATAAACGGTACTCCATCAGGCCTTAAAAAAAGATTGGTTGTTGTTAAAAACATTGTTAGTAAATATAAACATATTAAAGATAAGGATATAGCCTTTTTTAGTTTGCATGCAGATAATAGTGTTGGAGCACCTAAGAGTATGGGGTTTTATTATCAAAAAGATGACGAAAAAAAATATGATATTCATTCAAAGTCTGTAGCAGAAAAAATTACAGAAGGAATGAAAAGAAGTTTTTATATTAAGGGTCAAAATCTCCATGTTTTAAGAAACAATGTAGTAATGACTAAGCTTTTAATAGAAGTTAGAAATTTAGCATTTCCAGAAGAAGCTTGGTCTATTAGATCTTCTAAGCTTAGAGATCAAGATTCCAAAATTCTTGCTAATGGGATTTTAAAAATATTAGAAAATAATTGA
- a CDS encoding DJ-1 family glyoxalase III, translating into MVVGIILANGFEDIEAIVPIDILRRGNVNIQVISINDNNVVTSSKGVSFLTDDIISNCNENRFDLIILPGGMPGATNLFNSKELDLILKDMNAKGKFIAAICASPVVVLAAKGLLGFNKFTCYPGMEENVVDGEFVDKNVVRSNNFITSKGVGTSFEFAFTLLEIVKGKQIMENVKKATLLYDS; encoded by the coding sequence ATGGTAGTGGGAATTATTCTTGCAAATGGCTTTGAAGATATTGAGGCTATAGTCCCGATTGATATTTTAAGACGGGGCAATGTTAATATTCAAGTTATAAGCATAAATGATAACAATGTCGTGACAAGTTCAAAAGGCGTTTCTTTTTTAACAGATGATATAATATCAAACTGCAATGAGAATCGTTTTGATCTAATAATTCTCCCGGGAGGCATGCCTGGGGCTACTAATCTTTTCAATTCAAAAGAATTGGATCTAATTTTAAAAGATATGAATGCTAAGGGTAAATTTATTGCAGCTATTTGTGCTTCTCCAGTAGTAGTGCTTGCTGCTAAGGGTCTTCTAGGATTTAATAAATTTACATGTTATCCAGGTATGGAAGAGAATGTGGTTGATGGTGAGTTTGTAGATAAAAATGTTGTTAGAAGCAATAATTTTATTACTTCTAAAGGAGTTGGAACTTCATTTGAATTTGCTTTTACTCTTCTTGAAATAGTAAAGGGAAAGCAAATAATGGAAAATGTTAAAAAAGCAACTTTACTTTATGATAGTTGA
- the mfd gene encoding transcription-repair coupling factor — protein sequence MNIDEELTTILQNNSNLKKMKEYLEQNTFFSLTGYEGFFKAFLIKKIKEYSKTGKIILIVKDEHTLDKIKNDLKVITSQIFEFNYFSPLVYKGIGSKSTIFNERIKFLINFYKKNPGIYITVLKSLLSKIPNQNTLLKNIYKIEKNTKIDTVDIEKTLITLGYEKTLRVTIPGEFTIKGEIIDLYPFGEQNPIKIVLNFDKIEEIRKFNPLTQLKQDNEILEFQILPKKEIIWKNEVINNLKTKIKSVEYKKILEELNLKKETKTEEMFYPLVANTYLSDEIEKHTPIVSFEINNFEKEIEKIHQEYENLYKEAKEAGKNTIDPKRILLNSKDFNLKSDVLFSKIESSKSKEVIEFKIESKRSFFSNIMLTKEEFKNWLKNGFKIIIAAESESQKEKLKYIFKELPKVSIEVLKISSSLIIEEEKIAIILESNIFNTEQKINKSFESSKTKAIASFIEIEKNSHVVHINHGIGIFRQIKRIKTSSLEKDYIEIEYAEGERLFIPIEQTNLIQKYIGSDPKNIKLDKIGSKTWIKNKVNAKKRIEEIAEKLIELYSKRESIKGIKYPKDNELQLLFESEFPYDETPDQITAIKEIKEDMMSFKVMDRLLCGDVGFGKTEVAMRAAFKAVMGNKQVVVLSPTTILAEQHFNTFKKRFKNFPIKIEVLSRFIKNNSEKRILKELKSGEIDIIIGTHKILSKKFSCKNLGLIIIDEEQRFGVKEKEKLKEIRISVDCLALSATPIPRSLHMSLIKLRDISVLKIPPKNRVKIEAYLESFSELLIKHAIENELSRDGQVFLVNHNIEELHYLKTLIEKLTPYARIAIIHGKLTGIEIENIMHDFIKKAYQILLATTIIENGIDIPNANTIIINNANKFGLAQLYQLKGRVGRGSKKAYAYFLYQDSEKLNERSIERLRAITEFSDLGSGFKIAMKDMEIRGVGNLLGREQHGEIESIGLDYYLTMLNKAIEKKMGKISSEEEVDIEINYSGFIPDNYIKNEQTKILIYKKIFEIQTEEESKKIRSEIHDNFGPIPKEINSLLMLAELKILAKKLNIIKIKETNKTLEIEYKNIESIPMEKIIEILQKHPNLLILNPSYQKSIFLSFKNIEKSDKMNYIYKNINLLKTSS from the coding sequence ATGAATATAGATGAAGAACTAACAACAATATTACAAAATAATTCCAATTTAAAAAAAATGAAAGAATATTTAGAACAAAATACATTTTTTTCATTAACAGGATATGAAGGATTTTTCAAAGCTTTTTTAATTAAAAAAATCAAAGAATATAGTAAAACCGGAAAAATAATATTAATAGTTAAAGATGAGCATACATTAGATAAAATCAAAAATGATTTAAAAGTAATTACAAGTCAAATCTTTGAGTTTAACTATTTTAGTCCCCTTGTATACAAGGGGATTGGCTCAAAAAGTACAATCTTTAACGAAAGAATCAAATTCCTGATCAATTTTTATAAAAAAAATCCTGGAATATATATTACAGTCTTAAAATCATTGCTCAGTAAAATACCTAATCAAAATACACTACTAAAGAATATATATAAAATTGAAAAAAATACTAAGATTGATACAGTAGACATTGAAAAAACCCTTATAACATTAGGATATGAAAAAACACTCAGAGTAACAATTCCAGGAGAATTTACAATAAAAGGAGAAATTATAGACTTATACCCTTTTGGAGAACAAAACCCAATAAAAATTGTACTCAACTTCGACAAAATAGAAGAAATAAGAAAATTCAATCCTTTAACCCAATTAAAACAGGATAATGAAATTTTAGAATTCCAAATTCTTCCAAAAAAAGAAATTATTTGGAAGAATGAAGTTATTAACAACTTAAAAACAAAGATTAAATCTGTTGAATATAAAAAGATTCTTGAAGAGTTGAATTTAAAAAAAGAAACAAAAACAGAAGAAATGTTTTATCCGCTAGTAGCAAATACTTATTTAAGTGATGAGATTGAAAAACACACGCCTATTGTAAGCTTTGAAATTAACAATTTCGAAAAAGAAATTGAAAAAATACACCAAGAATATGAAAATCTTTATAAAGAAGCAAAAGAAGCTGGTAAGAATACAATTGATCCAAAAAGAATCCTCTTAAATTCCAAAGACTTCAATCTAAAAAGCGATGTTTTATTTTCAAAAATTGAAAGTTCTAAATCCAAAGAAGTTATAGAATTTAAAATTGAAAGCAAGAGAAGCTTTTTTTCAAATATTATGCTTACAAAAGAAGAATTCAAAAATTGGCTAAAAAATGGATTTAAAATTATTATTGCAGCGGAATCTGAATCACAAAAAGAAAAACTTAAATATATTTTCAAAGAATTACCAAAAGTATCTATTGAGGTTTTAAAAATATCTAGCTCTTTAATAATAGAAGAAGAAAAAATTGCTATTATTCTTGAATCAAACATCTTTAATACAGAACAAAAAATAAACAAATCCTTTGAATCTTCAAAAACAAAAGCTATTGCCTCTTTTATTGAGATTGAGAAAAATAGTCATGTAGTTCATATAAACCATGGAATTGGTATATTTAGGCAAATAAAGAGAATAAAAACAAGCTCTCTTGAAAAGGATTATATTGAGATTGAATACGCTGAAGGAGAAAGACTATTTATTCCAATTGAACAAACAAATTTAATCCAAAAATACATTGGAAGTGATCCTAAAAATATAAAATTGGATAAAATTGGTTCTAAAACATGGATAAAAAATAAAGTAAATGCAAAAAAAAGAATCGAAGAGATTGCAGAAAAATTAATAGAACTTTATTCAAAAAGAGAAAGTATTAAAGGTATTAAATACCCAAAAGATAACGAATTACAATTGTTATTTGAATCTGAATTTCCATATGATGAAACTCCAGATCAAATAACAGCAATAAAAGAAATTAAAGAAGATATGATGAGTTTCAAAGTAATGGATCGCCTTCTTTGTGGAGATGTTGGATTTGGAAAAACTGAAGTCGCAATGAGAGCTGCGTTTAAAGCTGTAATGGGAAACAAACAGGTTGTTGTACTATCCCCAACAACTATCCTGGCAGAACAGCATTTCAATACATTTAAAAAAAGATTCAAAAACTTCCCAATCAAAATCGAAGTATTAAGCAGATTTATAAAAAACAACTCAGAAAAACGAATTTTAAAAGAATTGAAAAGCGGAGAAATTGATATAATAATAGGAACACACAAAATTCTTTCAAAAAAATTCTCCTGCAAAAATTTAGGATTAATAATAATTGATGAAGAGCAAAGATTTGGTGTAAAAGAAAAAGAAAAACTTAAAGAAATAAGAATCTCAGTTGATTGTCTTGCTCTTTCTGCAACACCAATTCCTAGGTCTCTTCATATGTCGCTAATTAAACTTAGAGATATTTCCGTTTTAAAAATTCCTCCTAAAAACAGAGTAAAAATAGAAGCTTATTTAGAATCGTTTAGTGAACTTTTAATAAAACATGCAATTGAAAATGAACTATCTAGAGATGGTCAAGTTTTTTTAGTAAATCATAATATTGAAGAGTTGCATTATTTAAAAACTCTAATTGAAAAATTAACTCCTTATGCAAGGATTGCAATAATTCATGGAAAACTCACAGGAATCGAGATTGAAAACATAATGCACGATTTTATTAAAAAAGCGTATCAAATTTTATTAGCAACAACAATAATTGAAAATGGGATAGACATTCCAAATGCAAATACAATAATAATTAACAATGCAAACAAGTTTGGACTTGCGCAATTATATCAACTAAAAGGAAGAGTTGGAAGGGGATCCAAAAAAGCTTATGCTTATTTTTTATACCAAGATAGCGAGAAACTCAATGAACGCTCTATTGAAAGACTAAGAGCAATAACCGAATTTTCAGATTTAGGATCAGGATTTAAAATAGCAATGAAGGATATGGAAATAAGGGGTGTTGGAAATTTGCTTGGTAGAGAACAACATGGAGAAATTGAATCGATTGGATTGGATTACTATTTAACAATGTTAAACAAGGCAATTGAAAAGAAAATGGGAAAAATATCATCAGAAGAAGAAGTTGACATTGAAATTAACTATAGTGGCTTTATTCCTGACAATTATATAAAAAATGAACAGACTAAAATACTAATCTACAAAAAAATCTTTGAAATTCAAACTGAAGAAGAAAGTAAAAAGATAAGATCAGAAATCCACGACAACTTTGGCCCAATACCTAAAGAAATAAATAGTCTATTAATGTTAGCTGAACTTAAAATTTTAGCAAAAAAATTAAACATAATAAAAATAAAAGAAACAAACAAAACTTTGGAAATAGAATATAAAAATATAGAAAGCATCCCTATGGAAAAAATAATAGAAATACTTCAAAAGCATCCTAATTTATTAATATTAAATCCATCGTATCAAAAATCAATATTTTTAAGCTTTAAAAATATTGAAAAATCTGACAAAATGAATTACATATATAAAAATATTAACTTGCTAAAAACAAGCTCATAG
- a CDS encoding M18 family aminopeptidase encodes MVHDKTLEPKFFQNLLDNNPTPYHLVNYIEEKLINYFNAQQLKLDEKWKIETGSYYIKKEGTSLIAFNIDVEKKYEPFLIASAHTDSPGLKLKIDATEKKGGMFYNHIEVYGSPIISTWIDRDLSLAGIVYFKKNENINSKLINIENIGIIPNLAIHLNRQINEGFGYNTHDNLTVINSTKKTIKENILEQLGIKYENFLSCDLIFTESQLSKIIGTEGEFLASKNLDNKSGCHAIMNSYVHTSNNKNKIAVFFDNEEVGSLTSRGADSNFLSEVLERIDLALNLTREEHLIKTNKSFNISIDSVHGIHPGYAFKHDPNYQATLSKGVVVKNSANFRYATTSTGFAKLKNLAIENNIKIQEIIMKANVPSGTTIGPISNARTGIETIDIGTPMWAMHSLRETVSIADHIEAIKLLRAFFEKGI; translated from the coding sequence ATGGTGCACGATAAAACACTAGAACCAAAATTTTTTCAAAATCTACTAGATAATAACCCTACCCCTTATCACTTAGTAAACTATATTGAAGAGAAATTAATAAATTATTTTAATGCACAACAATTAAAACTTGATGAAAAATGGAAAATTGAAACAGGATCGTATTACATAAAAAAAGAAGGAACTAGCCTTATTGCCTTTAATATTGATGTTGAAAAAAAATATGAACCGTTTCTAATAGCAAGCGCACACACAGATAGTCCGGGATTAAAATTAAAAATAGATGCAACAGAAAAAAAAGGTGGGATGTTTTACAACCATATTGAAGTTTATGGTAGCCCAATAATTTCTACTTGGATTGACAGAGACTTAAGCTTAGCAGGAATTGTATATTTCAAAAAAAATGAAAACATTAATTCAAAATTAATCAATATTGAAAACATAGGAATTATTCCAAACCTTGCAATCCATTTAAACCGACAAATTAACGAAGGATTTGGATATAATACTCATGACAATTTAACAGTAATCAACAGCACTAAAAAAACAATAAAAGAAAATATCTTAGAACAACTTGGAATAAAATATGAAAATTTTCTATCTTGTGATTTAATATTCACAGAATCACAACTCTCAAAAATAATAGGAACTGAAGGAGAATTTTTAGCTTCTAAAAATCTTGATAATAAATCGGGATGCCATGCAATCATGAACTCTTATGTTCATACAAGTAATAATAAAAATAAAATAGCTGTATTTTTTGATAATGAAGAAGTAGGATCTTTAACATCAAGGGGCGCTGATTCCAATTTTTTATCAGAAGTTTTAGAAAGAATCGATCTTGCCCTTAACTTAACCAGAGAAGAGCATTTAATAAAAACAAACAAATCATTTAATATATCGATTGACAGCGTTCACGGAATTCATCCAGGATATGCATTCAAACATGATCCAAACTATCAAGCGACTCTAAGTAAAGGTGTAGTTGTAAAAAATAGCGCCAATTTTAGATATGCAACAACTTCAACGGGATTTGCAAAATTAAAAAACTTAGCTATTGAAAATAATATTAAAATTCAAGAAATAATAATGAAAGCAAATGTTCCTTCAGGCACAACAATTGGTCCAATCTCAAATGCAAGAACAGGAATAGAAACTATTGACATTGGAACACCAATGTGGGCAATGCACTCCCTACGAGAAACAGTATCAATAGCTGACCACATAGAAGCAATTAAATTGCTAAGGGCTTTCTTTGAAAAAGGAATTTAA